The DNA segment TATTTGTTGCAGTATGGATCTTGCTGAATTTATTTGGACCGTCTTAAAATACATTCCTTCTGAGTAtctaatattttgaatcatGGACATAGATTGCTATTGTGGTTTTCTTTTCCAGAACAGCTTCTCGTGCTTTTGCATTTAATAAACTAGTTAGCCATTATGTTTTCCATTTTTATGTTAGAATGGAGACACTGAAGAGGCACCTTCCTGTTTCTGGTCAAGAGGGATTGAGTGAGCTACGAAAGATTGCTGTAAGGTTTGAGGAAAAGATTTATACTGCTGCTACGAGTCAGGTATTCCTGCTCACTTTGTTGTAGTTTAAATCAAGGAttattgtaatttatgtttAGCCCATATTCTAATAACAATAAGATTCCATTTGATTTTCTACCTAAGATTTTGTTGTGTAACAAACCTACTCCTTTTTATCTTTTGTTGGGGCTTGATTGTTTTTGTGTGCCCATgtatattctttcatttctctcattGAAATCACAGTTTCTTTctctatatgtatatatatgtatataatagtGACTTTTACATGTGGACTTACAAGTATAAATTCTGTTTTGTTATGTTATGTGTTCTTGCACTAAACACAACTTTGTTTTAGTGATCTCTTGAGTGGGTACCCTCACTAATTCTATTTTTAATCTCTGATTTCAGTCAGATTACCTAAGGAAAATATCTCTGAAGATGCTTACTATGGAAACCAAATCTCAGCCCCATATGGGAACTTCATTACCATCCAATCCTATGGTGCCTAGCAATAAGCCTCTGGATTCTGGTAAGTCATCAACAGACAATTTGCCACTATGTTGTACGTGATGAAAATTTCACCAACACTTTCTAAGTCAATTTGTGAATGAATTTCTTGTTAGGGAGGGTTttcgttttaaatttttttaattctttttttatttattattttttttttattttaataattctcTGTTCATGGATAGTgtaatcatttctcaaatctcaCTTAACATAAGGCATTTTATTTGACTTGACGTTGTGTATTATGTTGTAAACAGCATCACAAAGCATGCAGTCTCAAGTTCTTAACCCAGGGCAGTCAGTTTCTGTTCCTCAGTCATCCAATCAGCCTCAGTCACGCCAGCAAATACTCTCCCAgaatatccaaaataacattgTTTCTCAGAGTTCATCTAGCTTATCTTCTGCAGTACCTCCTGTCGCCGGATTAGCTTCATCTTCAATGTCAAACATGGTTGGTCAGAATCCAAGCATGCAAAATGTATCTGGAGTTCCACAGAATTCTGTTGGAAATGCTATGGGCCAAGGGGTTCCTTCCAACGTATTTACCAACTCTCAGAGGCCACTACAAGGAAGACAAGTAGTtccccaacaacaacaacaacagcaGCCACAAACCCAGCAGCAGCAACAGCTTCTATATCAGCAACAACAGATGCAACAGATGATAAAGCAGAAGTATCAGCAGGGAGGTATATCACACCCACTTATGCAGCCTCACATCCCACAACAGCAACAAAATCTAATACAACCAAATCAACTGCAATTGTCTCAGCAATCTGTCATGCAACCTTCTATGATGCAACCTTCGCTCTCTAATCTTCAGCAAAACCAGCAATCTCCCATTCAACAGCCCACTCAATCCATGCTTCAGCAGCCTCCACAGCCAGTTCTTAGGCAGCAACCACAGTCCCAACAACATACTGTCATGCATCAGCAGCCTACAATATCACAGCAGACGAGCTTGCCTTCACAGCAGCAGCAACAGCTAATTAGTCAACAAACAAATTCTTCAAACATGCAGCAGAGTTCATTAATCGGGCAGCAAAAcagtgttggggacatgcagcAACAGCTGCCTCAACAATCAAGGTCGCACGGGCAGCAGAGCAATCTGTCAAACATGCAGTCTTCGCCATCGCAGCAGCAGCAGCTCATGGCTCAGCAAAGCAACCTATCAAATTTGCAGCAGCAGCAGTTAGGACCTCAAAGTAATGTTTCTGGACTACAGCAGCAAATGCATGGAACTCAGTCGGGTAACTCAAACATGCAATCAAATCAGCACTCCATGCATATGCTGCAACAGAACAAGGTTCAAATGCAGCAGCaacctgcacaaaatacatcaAATTTATTGTCAACGCAAGGTCAGCAAGGACAACTTCAGTCATCCCAACAGCTGATGTCACAGATTCCATTGCAGTCCACACAAGTTCCACAACAGGTACCTTtacagcagcagcagcagccgCCGCCGCCAAATGCAATGTCGCACGAGCTCCAACAAAGGCTTCAAGTTGGAGGTCAAGCACCAGGCTCCTTGCTtcaatcacaaaatgtaatggATCAGCAAAAGCAGTTGTTTCATTCACAAAGAGCTCTTCCAGAGACATCGTCAAGTATGTTTTCTTGCTTTGTTATATTTTTAGAGCCTtatcattaattattgaatgaTCAAACCAGTAAGATACTATCAACGTTAGCTAAATGCTACTGACCTTGTTGAAAACATGAGGTGTCTGAAATGAGAAATGGGAAAAACCAGGAGGGAAAGAACAGTCGCATAGACTCGATTTTTGAGAGGTGGAGCCATGGAGTTTcttgaaaattaaatgaaaataatgagttTTTACACAATTCGTTATTTTAATGTCCCTTGATTTTGTTCTTGAAGCTTcactttttggaattttttatcaatgaaatttctctcaattttatTCTTGAGATTAATGCATGCTTCAACTTTCTTAAATTTCATGGTGAAGTTATTCATGTAGTATTTGTGGTCAGTGTGTAATTTGGTTTTTCGTCAAGTTTATAGAGCTCCTATTATAATGAGTATGAGTGAAATTTGTATAGTTTGTTGTTTCTTTGGGTTTTTATGCCAAAATTTTGCTAACAATAGAGCCTtgcattttgaatttttgatgCTAACAATATCATTCTTTGTCCCATTCTTTATCATAAATGTGGATTGCAGCATACctctttatattatattcttttggTCTACCTTCAGCATTTTTGTTATGAAACATGGATATATATACAAATACGATAAAAGACGTAATATTTCTTGAAAAATTAGGATTAGACAATACAATCAACCTAGTTTTTGAAACAATCATATGCAGCTTAGAACTCAGAACTCAGAATGGGGCACATGTTATAGAgtatttttcaactttcaagTTTGTTATACTctttatttccatctctttgcaGCTGGGAACTTACTTGCGTATCAAGGAGTATTTTACCgagttttttccttttctatttccccatttttaaaattaagaaactGTAAATTTAAATCACTGAAGAGAACAACCTAGAGGTTATGCCTTCCAAGCTAAGTTTTGAGGGGAAAAAAcagtgattattattattattattttgagcaAGAAACATAATTGTCTTTTAATGTAATGGAAAGAGATTAATGCTCAAAAGTTACAAATTCTACAAGAGAGTTTTTTTNNNNNNNNNNNNNNNNNNNNNNNNNNNNNNNNNNNNNNNNNNNNNNNNNNNNNNNNNNNNNNNNNNNNNNNNNNNNNNNNNNNNNNNNNNNNNNNNNNNNNNNNNNNNNNNNNNNNNNNNNNNNNNNNNNNNNNNNNNNNNNNNNNNNNNNNNNNNNNNNNNNNNNNNNNNNNNNNNNNNNNNNNNNNNNNNNNNNNNNNNNNNNNNNNNNNNNNNNNNNNNNNNNNNNNNNNNNNNNNNNNNNNNNNNNNNNNNNNNNNNNNNNNNNNNNNNNNNNNNNNNNNNNNNNNNNNNNNNNNNNNNNNNNNNNNNNNNNNNNNNNNNNNNNNNNNNNNNNNNNNNNNNNNNNNNNNNNNNNNNNNNNNNNNNNNNNNNNNNNNNNNNNNNNNNNNNNNNNNNNNNNNNNNNNNNNNNNNNNNNNNNNNNNNNNNNNNNNNNNNNNNNNNNNNNNNNNNNNNNNNNNNNNNNNNNNNNNNNNNNNNNNNNNNNNNNNNNNNNNNNNNNNNNNNNNNNNNNNNNNNNNNNNNNNNNNNNNNNNNNNNNNNNNNNNNNNNNNNNNNNNNNNNNNNNNNNNNNNNNNNNNNNNNNNNNNNNNNNNNNNNNNNNNNNNNNNNNNNNNNNNNNNNNNNNNNNNNNNNNNNNNNNNNNNNNNNNNNNNNNNNNNNNNNNNNNNNNNNNNNNNNNNNNNNNNNNNNNNNNNNNNNNNNNNNNNNNNNNNNNNNNNNNNNNNNNNNNNNNNNNNNNNNNNNNNNNNNNNNNNNNNNNNNNNNNNNNNNNNNNNNNNNNNNNNNNNNNNNNNNNNNNNNNNNNNNNNNNNNNNNNNNNNNNNNNNNNNNNNNNNNNNNNNNNNNNNNNNNNNNNNNNNNNNNNNNNNNNNNNNNNNNNNNNNNNNNNNNNNNNNNNNNNNNNNNNNNNNNNNNNNNNNNNNNNNNNNNNNNNNNNNNNNNNN comes from the Benincasa hispida cultivar B227 chromosome 5, ASM972705v1, whole genome shotgun sequence genome and includes:
- the LOC120077817 gene encoding mediator of RNA polymerase II transcription subunit 15a-like, whose translation is MDANNWRPTQGAEPGIEAGDWRSQLQPDSRQRIVNKIMETLKRHLPVSGQEGLSELRKIAVRFEEKIYTAATSQSDYLRKISLKMLTMETKSQPHMGTSLPSNPMVPSNKPLDSASQSMQSQVLNPGQSVSVPQSSNQPQSRQQILSQNIQNNIVSQSSSSLSSAVPPVAGLASSSMSNMVGQNPSMQNVSGVPQNSVGNAMGQGVPSNVFTNSQRPLQGRQVVPQQQQQQQPQTQQQQQLLYQQQQMQQMIKQKYQQGGISHPLMQPHIPQQQQNLIQPNQLQLSQQSVMQPSMMQPSLSNLQQNQQSPIQQPTQSMLQQPPQPVLRQQPQSQQHTVMHQQPTISQQTSLPSQQQQQLISQQTNSSNMQQSSLIGQQNSVGDMQQQLPQQSRSHGQQSNLSNMQSSPSQQQQLMAQQSNLSNLQQQQLGPQSNVSGLQQQMHGTQSGNSNMQSNQHSMHMLQQNKVQMQQQPAQNTSNLLSTQGQQGQLQSSQQLMSQIPLQSTQVPQQVPLQQQQQPPPPNAMSHELQQRLQVGGQAPGSLLQSQNVMDQQKQLFHSQRALPETSSSMFSCFVIFLEPYH